A single genomic interval of Mucilaginibacter robiniae harbors:
- a CDS encoding efflux RND transporter permease subunit yields MKSYVQCVYQATGFVAGYLVNYNVTGVLALFTLPVTQFPDIVPPSVTVTANYTGANAEVCAKAVATPLERAINGVPGMTYMSTVCSNDGLTIIQIYFNVGINPDQAAVNVQNRVSTVIDELPEEVIKAGVTTEKEVNSMLMYLNVMSTDKSMDEKFIYNFTDINVLQELKRIDGVGRAEIMGAKEYAMRVWLKPDRMMAYHVSTDDVIQAIRNQNVEAAPGKTGQSSDQAPQMLQYVLRYPGKFFEPKQYENIVIRADESGTVLKLKEVANIEFGSLTYGMVSKTDGQPSASIMIKQRPGSNASDVIANIKKRMAELKQTSFPTGMTYNINYDVSRFLDASIHEVLRTLVEAFVLVFIVVYLFLQDLRSTLIPALAVPVALVGTLFFMQLLGFSINLLTLFALVLSIGIVVDNAIVVVEAVHVKMSEEHLSPMEATLSAMKEISGAIVAITLVMSAVFVPVAFMSGPVGVFYRQFSLTMAIAIVISGINAVTLTPALCAILLKHQSAEGKKGLVDRFFTGFNKRYDAVSNRYSGLISKVAGRRLITIAALLLFFAATWGLSTVLPTGFIPTEDQGMIYVNVTTPVGATVERTEEVLREVQRQTKSIEAIESISTLSGYSLVNDVAGASYGMAMVNLKPWDERKESLEEVIDELRNKTKNIADATIQYFPPPTVPGFGNSSGFEIQLLDRTGSGNLQQTGEVSNGFIQALNQAPEVSNAFSSFDPNFPQYLIQVDQQMAAKKGITIDKAMSALQALVGSYYASNFIRFGQMYKVMVQASPEFRSKPEDVLRLYVKNDKGEMVPFSTFIKMQQVYGPEQLTRYNMYTSAMINGDASPGYSSGDAIAAIKRVAAEKLPKGYAFEWSGMTREQILSGNQAIYIFIICLVFVYLLLAAQYESLLLPLAVILSLPTGILGAFFFLKITGLENNIYAQVALVMLIGLLGKNAILIVEFAVQREREGATVLKAAVEGAVSRLRPILMTSFAFIAGLIPLCIASGAGAMGNRSIGTAAAGGMLLGTLFGLLLIPGLYFIFSSLAKKKQVVPVVVHEPEAELHSTSH; encoded by the coding sequence TTGAAATCCTATGTTCAATGTGTTTATCAAGCGACCGGTTTTGTCGCTGGTTATCTCGTTAATTATAACGTTACTGGGGTATTAGCCTTATTTACCCTGCCGGTAACTCAGTTTCCTGATATTGTACCACCATCGGTTACAGTTACCGCCAATTACACCGGGGCCAATGCCGAAGTTTGTGCTAAAGCCGTAGCTACACCGTTAGAAAGAGCTATTAATGGTGTGCCCGGTATGACCTACATGTCGACCGTGTGTAGTAATGACGGACTTACCATTATCCAAATTTATTTCAATGTAGGTATTAACCCCGATCAGGCTGCCGTTAACGTGCAAAACCGGGTTTCTACCGTAATTGATGAGTTGCCTGAAGAGGTAATTAAAGCCGGTGTAACCACCGAAAAAGAGGTAAATAGTATGCTGATGTATCTGAACGTAATGAGTACAGATAAAAGCATGGATGAAAAATTCATCTACAACTTTACCGACATCAATGTACTGCAAGAGTTGAAGCGAATTGATGGCGTAGGCCGCGCCGAAATTATGGGAGCTAAGGAGTATGCCATGCGTGTATGGCTCAAGCCCGACCGCATGATGGCTTATCATGTATCAACCGATGATGTAATACAAGCTATCCGTAATCAAAACGTGGAAGCTGCGCCAGGTAAAACTGGTCAGAGTTCTGATCAGGCACCGCAAATGCTGCAGTATGTGCTACGCTATCCGGGTAAGTTTTTTGAGCCTAAGCAGTATGAAAATATTGTCATCCGGGCTGATGAAAGTGGTACGGTATTAAAGCTGAAGGAAGTAGCTAACATTGAGTTTGGTTCACTTACCTACGGCATGGTATCCAAAACCGATGGGCAACCATCGGCTTCCATCATGATTAAGCAACGACCAGGATCTAACGCCAGCGATGTAATTGCCAACATTAAAAAGCGTATGGCCGAGCTGAAGCAGACATCGTTCCCGACTGGCATGACGTATAATATCAACTATGATGTTTCACGCTTTTTGGATGCTTCCATTCATGAGGTACTCCGTACGCTGGTAGAAGCATTCGTGCTGGTATTTATTGTGGTATATCTGTTCTTGCAAGATTTACGGTCAACGCTTATCCCGGCACTGGCAGTACCTGTGGCGTTGGTGGGTACTTTGTTTTTTATGCAGCTGTTAGGTTTTTCCATTAACCTGCTTACGCTGTTTGCGCTGGTGCTTTCTATCGGTATAGTGGTTGATAATGCCATCGTCGTGGTCGAGGCTGTGCACGTAAAAATGTCTGAAGAACATTTAAGCCCGATGGAAGCTACCCTAAGTGCTATGAAAGAGATAAGCGGAGCCATTGTAGCTATCACTTTGGTGATGTCTGCCGTGTTTGTGCCGGTAGCGTTTATGTCAGGTCCGGTAGGAGTATTTTACCGTCAGTTTTCGCTTACCATGGCTATTGCCATTGTTATTTCGGGCATCAATGCGGTAACTCTTACACCAGCATTATGTGCTATTTTATTAAAGCATCAATCTGCCGAAGGTAAAAAAGGATTAGTAGACCGCTTTTTTACTGGCTTTAACAAAAGATATGATGCGGTTTCTAATCGTTATTCTGGCCTGATTTCGAAAGTGGCCGGACGTAGGCTGATTACTATAGCTGCCTTGCTGCTATTTTTTGCAGCTACCTGGGGGTTAAGTACTGTACTGCCTACCGGATTTATACCAACGGAAGATCAGGGTATGATTTACGTAAACGTAACTACACCGGTAGGCGCTACAGTAGAACGTACCGAAGAAGTACTGCGTGAAGTACAGCGGCAAACTAAAAGTATAGAAGCAATTGAGTCTATATCTACTTTGTCGGGCTATAGTTTGGTAAACGATGTGGCTGGTGCTTCCTATGGTATGGCCATGGTGAACTTAAAGCCTTGGGACGAGCGTAAAGAGTCGTTGGAGGAGGTTATAGACGAACTGCGTAATAAAACCAAGAACATTGCTGATGCTACTATTCAGTATTTTCCACCGCCTACAGTTCCCGGTTTTGGTAACTCTAGTGGTTTTGAAATCCAATTGCTGGATCGTACCGGGTCTGGAAATTTGCAGCAAACCGGTGAAGTATCTAATGGCTTTATTCAGGCGTTAAATCAAGCGCCCGAAGTCTCCAATGCTTTTTCCAGTTTCGACCCTAACTTTCCGCAATATTTAATTCAGGTTGACCAACAAATGGCCGCCAAGAAGGGAATTACGATTGATAAAGCCATGTCGGCCTTGCAGGCTTTGGTAGGTAGCTATTATGCTTCCAACTTTATACGTTTTGGACAAATGTACAAGGTAATGGTGCAGGCTTCGCCTGAGTTTCGGTCTAAACCTGAAGATGTACTACGTTTGTATGTGAAAAACGATAAAGGCGAAATGGTACCTTTTTCAACGTTCATTAAAATGCAGCAGGTTTACGGTCCAGAGCAGTTAACCCGTTACAACATGTACACCTCAGCCATGATTAATGGGGATGCCTCGCCGGGTTACAGCAGTGGTGATGCTATTGCTGCTATTAAACGGGTAGCTGCCGAAAAGCTGCCGAAAGGCTATGCTTTCGAATGGTCGGGCATGACGCGCGAACAGATTTTATCGGGTAACCAGGCTATTTATATTTTTATTATTTGTTTGGTGTTCGTGTATCTATTGCTGGCTGCCCAGTATGAAAGTTTGCTGTTGCCGCTGGCCGTAATCCTGTCCTTGCCTACCGGTATTTTAGGTGCCTTTTTCTTTTTGAAAATTACTGGGCTAGAAAATAATATTTATGCTCAGGTAGCCTTGGTCATGCTGATAGGTTTGCTGGGTAAAAACGCCATCTTGATTGTAGAATTTGCCGTGCAACGCGAGCGTGAAGGTGCTACCGTGCTGAAAGCAGCAGTGGAAGGTGCCGTATCTCGTTTGCGCCCTATTCTGATGACCTCGTTCGCGTTTATTGCCGGCCTGATACCGCTATGTATTGCCAGTGGTGCAGGCGCTATGGGAAACCGTTCTATTGGTACGGCAGCGGCAGGAGGGATGTTGCTGGGTACTCTGTTTGGGCTGTTGCTTATTCCGGGTTTGTACTTTATATTTTCAAGCCTTGCCAAAAAGAAGCAGGTGGTACCGGTTGTTGTACATGAACCCGAAGCCGAACTGCACTCTACCTCTCATTAA
- a CDS encoding efflux RND transporter periplasmic adaptor subunit → MFKLLRANSWLGIIILCLVAGCSSNNHKKSGQDTLQLPVITLNAKDTVLQTAYVADIQAQRNVEVRSRLKGFLEKIFIDEGKPVHKGQVLFKLNDEEYRVALSKAKAALSNAEADAVATRLEVDRVKMLVDKNVISPSELEVAKSKFKAEQATIAEERANVQNAQNHIAYTIIKAPFDGIIDRIPLKAGSLIDEGTLLTSISDISSVYAYFSFPENEYLRYQRAKNNDKLNESNTVKLVLSDGSSYAHAGTIETIEGEIEQNTGSIDLRAKFPNPHGLLRHGASGKIYISSAMDNALMVPQKSVFEIQDKSYVYLVDKANKLHMQSFTPLTRFSQYYIVKEGLQAGSKILFEGTQNAHNGMVIKPIPVKSALIFAAKP, encoded by the coding sequence ATGTTCAAACTATTGCGTGCGAATAGTTGGCTAGGCATAATTATATTATGTTTGGTAGCCGGCTGCTCATCTAATAATCATAAAAAATCTGGTCAGGATACTTTGCAACTGCCAGTAATTACATTAAATGCAAAGGATACTGTATTACAAACTGCTTATGTGGCCGATATACAAGCCCAGCGTAATGTAGAGGTACGTTCAAGACTTAAAGGCTTTCTCGAGAAAATATTTATAGATGAAGGCAAACCTGTTCATAAAGGGCAGGTGCTATTCAAGCTTAACGATGAAGAATATCGTGTAGCTCTATCTAAAGCGAAAGCGGCACTCAGCAATGCCGAGGCCGATGCTGTAGCCACCCGGCTGGAGGTTGACCGCGTAAAAATGCTGGTAGATAAAAATGTAATATCTCCTTCAGAACTGGAAGTAGCTAAATCTAAGTTCAAGGCTGAGCAGGCTACTATTGCCGAAGAACGTGCCAATGTGCAGAATGCACAAAATCATATTGCTTATACTATTATTAAAGCACCGTTTGATGGTATTATTGACCGCATTCCGTTAAAAGCGGGTAGCCTGATTGATGAAGGTACGTTGCTGACCAGCATATCAGATATTAGTTCGGTTTATGCCTACTTCAGCTTTCCCGAAAATGAATATCTGCGCTACCAACGAGCTAAAAACAATGACAAGCTTAATGAAAGTAATACTGTAAAGCTGGTGCTATCTGATGGCAGCAGCTATGCACATGCTGGTACCATTGAAACTATTGAAGGTGAAATTGAGCAGAACACCGGTTCTATCGATTTACGAGCTAAGTTCCCGAACCCGCATGGTTTGCTGCGTCATGGCGCCAGTGGCAAAATATACATCTCGTCGGCAATGGATAACGCCTTGATGGTACCTCAAAAATCAGTTTTTGAAATACAGGATAAAAGCTATGTGTACCTGGTTGATAAAGCCAATAAGCTGCATATGCAAAGCTTTACGCCGCTTACCCGTTTTTCACAATACTATATTGTAAAAGAAGGTTTACAGGCAGGCAGCAAAATCTTGTTTGAAGGCACGCAAAATGCACATAATGGTATGGTGATTAAACCCATACCTGTAAAAAGCGCCCTAATTTTTGCTGCTAAACCCTAA
- a CDS encoding RNA recognition motif domain-containing protein: MVKLFVGGFPLDITEIELAKLFYPFGDISTLKLVCDRKTRICKGYAFIEMVSEQDARNAVAGLHDMPMGDRSLTVKFAEENAKPTQSPRSYAPKSNNAKPSSAPSSANQRIKRPRRAV; this comes from the coding sequence ATGGTAAAACTCTTTGTAGGCGGTTTTCCGCTCGATATAACTGAAATTGAATTAGCTAAATTATTTTATCCTTTTGGAGATATAAGCACTCTTAAACTGGTTTGCGATCGTAAAACCCGCATTTGTAAAGGTTATGCTTTCATTGAAATGGTAAGTGAGCAGGATGCCCGAAATGCAGTTGCTGGTTTGCACGATATGCCGATGGGCGACCGAAGCTTAACCGTCAAGTTTGCGGAAGAGAATGCCAAGCCAACTCAAAGCCCACGTTCTTACGCGCCCAAATCTAACAATGCGAAGCCTTCTTCTGCTCCATCATCTGCTAACCAAAGAATAAAACGGCCGCGAAGAGCAGTTTAA